The DNA window AACAATTTTGGTCGTTCATTTCGATTGCCGATGAAGTAGCGGCGCTAAAGTTCCTGCTCACCAATGAGCAACTGAGTGGACCTGTCAATCTAACAGCGCCAACACCAGCAACAAATACTCAAATCACAAAGGCTCTCGGCAAAGTCCTGCGCAGACCGACCTTATTTTCCGTGCCGGCCATTGCGTTGAAATTAGTACTGGGCGAGTTCTCGCAAGAAGTATTGGGGAGCAATCGGGTGTTGCCCAAGAAACTACTTGCCGCGGGTTTCACCTTTGCGCACCCGGATATTGAATCGGCAACGCGTACACTACTTTCATAATGTCTGAACACAGCCTGCCCAAATCATGCGACGTTGTGGTTGTTGGTGCTGGACTTGCTGGACTAACGGCCGCTCGGGCGCTCACTATAGCTGGCCGCTCAGTAGTTGTTCTAGAAGCCAGTGACGATATTGGTGGTCGAGTCCGGACAGATGTGGTTGACGGATTGCAGTTAGATCGGGGTTTCCAGCTCTATAACCCTAGCTATGTTGAAGGCACCCACATTCTTGACCTAAATGCGCTAGAACTCCAGCCGTTAACTGCAGGCTTGATTGTCTCAATTGATGGTCGGAACTACCGCATGGGCAATCCTCGCCACGAACCAACTTGGGCCGTTGATTCGATGCTGGCGCCAGTTGGCAAAATTCGTGACAAGCTCAAGTTTGCAAAGTACGCCGCAAAAATTGGGCTTGCAGATGAAAAATCAGATTCCATTGATCAACGCACTGAAGCCTTTCTAAATTTTAAATTTGGCCGTGACTTAACAAATAAGTTGCTTCGCCCATTTTTAGCCGGCGTGTTTTTAGATGATGAACTCGCTACATCTAAGCGATTCTTGGACATTGTGCTTCGCAGTTTTGTAGCTGGGGTGCCCAGTGTTCCTAAATACGGAATGCAGGAGATTCCGCGCCAGTTAGCAGCGCAACTTCAGGCCAATACGGTCTTTTGCGATGTTGAAGTAACAGCAGTAGCCCCGCGTAAAGTGATTACACATCAAGGTCAGATTGACTGTCGGGCGGTAATAATTGCCACCGATGCGCACTCAGCAAATAAATTTGTACCGACGATTAAAGTGCCCAAGATGAATAGTGTGACAACTTGGTATCACTTGGCTGATTGTTTGCCTGCCGATTTAACCAACGGGGCTGGAACTTTGGTAGTTGATGGCAGGCGCTACGACAAGCATGCGGCCGATCCAAAACGGCCAGTAGTAAACACCGTTGCGCTAAGTAATGCTGCGCCAAGCTATGCCTCAGACGGTCGAGTTTTGGTTTCGACTTCGACACTGGCGCTTGATTCCAACGCGGAGGCAGAATTGGCTGTGCGGTCACACTTGGCAACTCTGTATGGGATTCCAACCGCTGGTTGGAAATCAGTGGCTGCCTATCCGATAGCCAATGCCCTACCAGCAATGCTTCCACCACATGTGGTTAAGCAAACAGCGCGAATTGTTGATGGCTTGTATGTTGCGGGAGATTACCGAGCGGTGTCGTCAATTAACGGTGCGTTCGCAAGTGGGCGCCGCGCTGCCGAAGCTTTACTGATTGATGGCTTGTAACCAGTCTTGCTACTAAGAAGTAACTAAATTCGCCCTAGTTCCAGAGTAGTTTCCACAACTTCAACGCCGACCTTTTCTAGGCGATAAGCACGGGCTGTGGTGTCTGCTGTGTCAGCGACAACTTCGAACGGATCCTCGTTTTCGTAAACTACTGCCACATGATCATCAGTTGCGAAAGACACTGGAAGCGAGCCGTCCTTAACGATTGACTGCAACAGCGGGCGACGTTGTGCTTCGCTGTCGTAATGCACGCCATTTCCAAACGGAATCAAGCCAAGTGCGTTGTTAACAACTTCAAGCTTTGGTCCGAAAGAATCCGTTGGGCCCCCAACATGCCAGCAAATAGATCCGGCACTAACTCCACCTAGTACAGTTCCCGCTTCCCAGGCATCGCGCAGAGCAACATCAACACCATGTAAACGCCAAACAGCAAGCAGGTTAGCGACTGAGCCGCCACCAACCCACACGAGGTCTGCTTTGCCAATTGCTTCCTCAACTGGCCGAGTTGGCTGAGTGAAAAGTGCCAAATGGTCAACATCCACTGATGCATCAGACATTGCTTGGTAACTGCGGGCAATGTACGAAGAATCATCCCCGCTAGCAGTCATCATGAACAGAACCCGCGGACGAGTCTTGCCGGTAAGTTCCAGAGCCCGATTCATGATGCCACCTGGCTTCATGACTCCCCAACGATCAGTAGTGACGAAGCCACCACTTGAGGCGACTATGTACTTGTTTGTCATGCGTTCACACTTTCTGGTGCAATTCCGCTTCCACCTTGCAAATCGCCAATAGTTTGTTTGGAAAGTTTGCTTGGCCACCAAGTGAAGTTATTCATTTCGTAAGCCAAAGCCGGCACAAGCAGGCTTCGCACAATGATTGTGTCGAGCAGCACACCAAATGCCACCGCAAAACCAATCTCAGCCAGGATCACAAGCGGCAGAGTTCCCAATACTGCGAAAGTCGCTGCTAGGACTATTCCCGCAGATGTGATGACTCCACCGGTAACCGTTACACCTTTGATGATGCCGGCGCGAGTACCAATCTTTAAGGCTTCTTCACGCACCCGAGTCATCAGGAATATGTTGTAGTCGATGCCAAGTGCTACCAAGAAAATGAAGGTATACAGCGGGAATGCCCCGTCCGTTCCTTTGAATCCAAAAATGTACTTGAACACCAAGTGGCAGATTCCGAGTGTTGCGCCAAAGGAGAGCACAGTGGTTGCTACCAGCATGAGCGGAGCAATTAAGCTACGCAGCAAGAATGCCAGGATGATGCCAATCACCAGCAACGCAATTGGAACAATTACTCGCAAGTCACGCGCCTCAGCGGCCGAGATGTCGTAGTTTGTTGCTGTAGTTCCGCCAACCAGTCCAGTCGGACTTATGCCGTGCACAATGTCGCGAATACCAGGGATTAAAGCTTTGGCATCTTTTGAGTCCGCAGGCTTTACCAAAGTGACTTCCAGTTGCGTCAAACCATCAACGATTTTTGGAATCGGCCGAATGCCAACAAGTCCTTCAGGCCCACCAGCAGCTTCCAGTGCGCCAGCCATTGCAGCCGCATCAAGTGTTGGCGTAACCGAAGCAACACCCTGGGTCTTCTCAAGTGCAGCAGTCACCTTCTTGGCATCCTGTACTGGCACAATCACCAAAGTTGGGTCACCAGCGCCAGCTGGGAAATGTTCTGCAAGCTTGGCTATACCAACCACTGAATCTGGCTTGCCCGTAAATGCGTCGGTTTGAGAAAGTCCTGCCCCGCCAATTTGAGTTGCGAATGCCGTTGCGATCAACAGGAACAAACTACTTGCAACCCAAGTACGGCGTGGCTTACGGCCGACAGCGCCGGCAATGCGCGACCAAATACCTGATAGGCGTTCATCGGTAT is part of the Actinomycetota bacterium genome and encodes:
- a CDS encoding peptidase E, yielding MTNKYIVASSGGFVTTDRWGVMKPGGIMNRALELTGKTRPRVLFMMTASGDDSSYIARSYQAMSDASVDVDHLALFTQPTRPVEEAIGKADLVWVGGGSVANLLAVWRLHGVDVALRDAWEAGTVLGGVSAGSICWHVGGPTDSFGPKLEVVNNALGLIPFGNGVHYDSEAQRRPLLQSIVKDGSLPVSFATDDHVAVVYENEDPFEVVADTADTTARAYRLEKVGVEVVETTLELGRI
- a CDS encoding MMPL family transporter, which codes for MTKRSRNKFVIASVFVLVAWLGISGATGPLFGKLSSVQKNDNSNFLPASAESTKAGTFSVQFSDQKDSSILPALVLFSGKADPTNVEKIAGFAQTIVSRPVADSGGKTIGDYLAANSKLMPIPSKDGKAVILSIPLDNKKIAIPLENEKPALGAIVKELRIAASEVPNFESHVTGIGGILADLFDSFGSIDTNLLRTTLIVVALILIFVYRSPILWVLPLFGSLIALTVAGGMVYLLAKDGVIDLDGQSQGILDVLTIGAATDYALLMIARYREELHHYDSKVIAMKKAWRGVVEPIVASGLTVIFGLMVLSLSLLKSVRSLGPVAALGIFSAQVVMLTLLPALLVLAPRWIFWPKVPKHDDTDERLSGIWSRIAGAVGRKPRRTWVASSLFLLIATAFATQIGGAGLSQTDAFTGKPDSVVGIAKLAEHFPAGAGDPTLVIVPVQDAKKVTAALEKTQGVASVTPTLDAAAMAGALEAAGGPEGLVGIRPIPKIVDGLTQLEVTLVKPADSKDAKALIPGIRDIVHGISPTGLVGGTTATNYDISAAEARDLRVIVPIALLVIGIILAFLLRSLIAPLMLVATTVLSFGATLGICHLVFKYIFGFKGTDGAFPLYTFIFLVALGIDYNIFLMTRVREEALKIGTRAGIIKGVTVTGGVITSAGIVLAATFAVLGTLPLVILAEIGFAVAFGVLLDTIIVRSLLVPALAYEMNNFTWWPSKLSKQTIGDLQGGSGIAPESVNA
- a CDS encoding FAD-dependent oxidoreductase — its product is MSEHSLPKSCDVVVVGAGLAGLTAARALTIAGRSVVVLEASDDIGGRVRTDVVDGLQLDRGFQLYNPSYVEGTHILDLNALELQPLTAGLIVSIDGRNYRMGNPRHEPTWAVDSMLAPVGKIRDKLKFAKYAAKIGLADEKSDSIDQRTEAFLNFKFGRDLTNKLLRPFLAGVFLDDELATSKRFLDIVLRSFVAGVPSVPKYGMQEIPRQLAAQLQANTVFCDVEVTAVAPRKVITHQGQIDCRAVIIATDAHSANKFVPTIKVPKMNSVTTWYHLADCLPADLTNGAGTLVVDGRRYDKHAADPKRPVVNTVALSNAAPSYASDGRVLVSTSTLALDSNAEAELAVRSHLATLYGIPTAGWKSVAAYPIANALPAMLPPHVVKQTARIVDGLYVAGDYRAVSSINGAFASGRRAAEALLIDGL